From the Acidilutibacter cellobiosedens genome, one window contains:
- the ftsW gene encoding putative lipid II flippase FtsW, with protein MAKKKSVDFTLLLATMLLVFIGIIMVFSSSWPDAIYKMKDGYFYLKKQLMAGLIGLAGMFFFMNFDYKRLDKMSKLIFLITIISGLLIFSPLGVEYNGARRWINLGFTTFMPSDLIKFGSIIFFASFLSKRKEDIKSIKKGLIPSLVVIGISCGLIYIQKALSTTVTLALTLVAMLFIAGMRISHMIVLGIGGTAALYFSIVSHSYRVARYLSFKDPFAYKSEGGYQVVQSLYALGSGGLFGLGLGKSRQKFFYIPEPYNDFIFSIIGEELGFLGCITIILLFVLVIWRGIKIALNVEDLFGCLLSSGIVALITIQTLIHIAVVTSSIPPTGIPLPFISYGGTSLAIYMSAIGILLNISRNTNLSGGEKR; from the coding sequence ATGGCAAAGAAAAAATCCGTTGATTTTACTTTACTTTTAGCTACTATGCTGTTAGTTTTTATAGGAATAATAATGGTGTTCAGTTCAAGCTGGCCTGATGCTATATACAAAATGAAGGATGGTTATTTTTATTTAAAGAAACAGTTGATGGCAGGTTTAATAGGGCTTGCGGGAATGTTTTTTTTTATGAACTTTGATTATAAAAGGCTTGATAAGATGTCTAAATTGATATTTTTAATTACCATAATATCAGGACTTTTAATATTTTCTCCTTTGGGAGTAGAATATAACGGAGCAAGAAGATGGATAAATTTAGGGTTTACTACCTTTATGCCGTCTGATCTGATTAAATTCGGTTCTATTATATTTTTTGCTTCATTTCTGTCTAAAAGAAAGGAGGATATAAAAAGTATAAAAAAGGGTCTTATTCCTTCTCTTGTTGTAATAGGCATATCTTGCGGACTGATATATATTCAAAAAGCCTTAAGCACTACAGTTACTTTGGCACTTACTTTAGTAGCTATGCTATTTATTGCGGGGATGAGAATCAGCCATATGATTGTCTTGGGAATAGGAGGCACAGCTGCTCTGTATTTTTCCATAGTGTCTCATTCCTATAGGGTGGCCAGATATCTTTCTTTTAAAGATCCTTTTGCCTATAAATCGGAAGGCGGTTATCAGGTAGTTCAATCTTTATATGCCTTAGGCTCCGGAGGGCTTTTCGGATTGGGATTGGGAAAGAGCAGACAAAAGTTTTTTTATATCCCCGAGCCTTATAATGATTTTATATTTTCGATTATAGGTGAAGAGTTGGGTTTTTTGGGATGTATAACTATAATACTTCTTTTTGTACTGGTAATATGGAGAGGAATAAAAATAGCATTGAACGTGGAAGATCTTTTTGGCTGCCTCCTTTCTTCGGGGATAGTTGCTTTGATCACAATTCAGACTCTCATACATATAGCTGTAGTGACATCATCTATACCCCCAACGGGAATACCTCTTCCATTTATAAGTTATGGCGGAACTTCTTTGGCAATTTATATGTCGGCAATAGGAATTCTCCTAAACATATCCAGAAACACGAATCTAAGTGGAGGTGAGAAAAGATGA
- the murD gene encoding UDP-N-acetylmuramoyl-L-alanine--D-glutamate ligase yields the protein MKGKKILILGLGITGVSTIKALYKLGADVVISDLKKEEELEKYLKEISSYPVELRLGTNDIPLDNIDMIIKSPGILPDIPVLKRAEKAGIEVITDIELAYRIMTDNNFIAITGTNGKTTTTTLTGELFKKAGYNTYVTGNIGVGILWKVANGNKDDVFVIEASSFQLANTKHFKPKVSLILNITPDHMNWHKSYENYINAKKKIFINQDENDYTILNYDDEILRKIGRDARGKLIWFSTDSILNRGVYIDEDYIVINDGKTINKIMPYKEVNIPGKHNLQNALGAVSIGWAMGIPFNIIKDVLSTFEGVEHRIEYVTEIDGVKFYNDSKGTNADASIKAVETLENSIILIAGGMDKGNEFDDFVKTFEGRVKDLVLLGETKEKIKKTALKYNFNNIFMVDNMKEAVKKSFRLSQKGDKVLLSPACASWDMYENYEVRGRDFKKAVMEIKGDSDGKEKIR from the coding sequence TTGAAAGGGAAAAAAATACTAATTTTGGGGTTAGGGATAACAGGAGTTTCTACAATTAAAGCTTTATATAAGTTAGGTGCTGATGTTGTCATAAGTGATTTGAAAAAAGAAGAGGAATTAGAGAAATATTTAAAGGAGATTTCGTCTTATCCTGTTGAGTTACGTTTAGGAACTAATGATATACCCTTGGACAATATTGACATGATAATAAAGAGTCCGGGTATACTTCCAGATATACCTGTATTAAAAAGAGCTGAAAAGGCAGGAATAGAGGTAATAACCGATATTGAACTTGCCTATAGGATAATGACTGATAACAATTTTATAGCAATAACGGGGACTAATGGAAAAACAACTACAACTACTTTAACCGGAGAACTATTTAAAAAAGCAGGATATAATACTTATGTAACAGGCAATATTGGAGTGGGCATTCTCTGGAAGGTAGCTAATGGAAATAAGGATGACGTATTTGTCATTGAAGCAAGTAGTTTTCAATTGGCAAATACGAAACATTTTAAACCCAAAGTAAGCCTTATACTTAATATAACCCCGGATCATATGAATTGGCATAAATCTTATGAAAACTATATAAATGCAAAGAAAAAGATATTCATTAACCAAGATGAAAATGATTATACAATCCTTAATTACGATGATGAAATACTTAGAAAAATCGGCAGGGATGCAAGGGGAAAATTGATATGGTTCAGTACGGACAGTATTTTAAACAGAGGAGTATATATTGATGAAGATTATATAGTTATAAATGATGGAAAGACAATTAATAAAATAATGCCTTATAAAGAAGTTAATATACCAGGGAAGCACAATTTACAAAATGCCTTGGGAGCTGTCTCCATAGGATGGGCAATGGGGATTCCCTTTAACATTATAAAAGATGTTTTATCCACTTTTGAAGGAGTGGAGCACAGGATAGAATATGTGACTGAGATAGACGGAGTAAAATTTTATAATGATTCTAAAGGAACTAATGCAGATGCCAGTATAAAAGCTGTAGAAACATTGGAAAATTCAATTATACTTATTGCAGGAGGCATGGATAAAGGCAATGAATTTGATGATTTTGTAAAGACCTTTGAAGGAAGAGTAAAAGATTTGGTACTCCTTGGAGAAACTAAAGAAAAAATAAAAAAAACTGCTTTAAAATATAATTTTAATAATATATTTATGGTAGATAATATGAAAGAGGCAGTGAAGAAAAGCTTCCGGCTTTCACAAAAAGGGGATAAAGTACTTCTCTCTCCGGCATGTGCCAGTTGGGATATGTATGAAAACTATGAAGTTAGGGGAAGGGATTTTAAAAAAGCTGTCATGGAAATAAAGGGGGATTCAGATGGCAAAGAAAAAATCCGTTGA
- the mraY gene encoding phospho-N-acetylmuramoyl-pentapeptide-transferase, with protein MADYIDIIRVIVISFIITLILGLIFIPLLRRLHIGQNIRQDGPKTHLKKKGTPTMGGIIMIIALFITSVTSGIMNKDMIVLLLSTLGFGLIGFVDDYIKIVKKRSLGLKAHQKLIAQIILAVILAVYQSYTSELGTKIIIPFLKSKYLDLGMLYIPFIAFVVVGTVNSVNLTDGLDGLASGITMIVMSFFGMVALNQGMNSMAVFSTSLAGACLGFLVYNSYPAKIMMGDTGSMALGGAVSAIAILLNLPLIIPIVGGIYFIESLSVIIQVVSFKLTGKRVFLMAPLHHHFEQKGWKETKVVLVFWTITVILCLIGTISLK; from the coding sequence ATGGCTGATTATATCGATATTATCAGAGTTATAGTAATTTCTTTTATTATTACATTGATTTTAGGATTGATTTTTATTCCTTTGCTAAGAAGACTTCATATTGGGCAAAATATAAGACAAGATGGACCTAAGACTCATCTTAAAAAGAAGGGGACTCCCACTATGGGAGGAATAATAATGATTATAGCACTTTTTATTACTTCCGTTACTTCCGGAATAATGAATAAGGATATGATAGTATTGCTCCTCTCTACTTTAGGATTTGGGTTAATAGGATTTGTGGATGATTACATAAAGATTGTTAAAAAAAGATCCTTAGGGTTAAAAGCCCATCAGAAGTTAATAGCTCAAATTATTTTAGCTGTTATTTTGGCTGTATATCAATCATATACTTCTGAGTTGGGGACAAAAATTATAATACCTTTTTTAAAAAGCAAATATTTGGATTTAGGGATGCTTTATATTCCGTTTATTGCTTTTGTAGTAGTCGGTACGGTTAACAGCGTAAACTTGACTGATGGATTAGACGGCTTGGCTTCAGGAATAACTATGATAGTAATGTCCTTCTTTGGAATGGTAGCTCTCAATCAAGGAATGAATTCCATGGCTGTCTTTTCGACGTCATTAGCCGGAGCTTGCCTTGGATTTTTAGTTTATAATTCCTATCCTGCCAAGATAATGATGGGGGATACGGGTTCAATGGCCTTGGGAGGAGCAGTTTCCGCTATTGCCATACTTTTAAATCTTCCGTTAATAATACCTATTGTAGGAGGCATATATTTTATAGAATCTTTATCGGTGATCATTCAAGTAGTTTCTTTTAAATTAACAGGTAAAAGAGTATTTTTGATGGCTCCTCTTCATCATCACTTTGAACAAAAAGGGTGGAAAGAAACAAAAGTTGTATTAGTTTTTTGGACAATAACAGTAATACTGTGTTTAATAGGAACAATAAGTTTAAAATAA
- a CDS encoding UDP-N-acetylmuramoyl-L-alanyl-D-glutamate--2,6-diaminopimelate ligase encodes MNLRDLIKGLSCETITGRKDLEIEGIDSDSRKIGRGYLFVAISGYRDDGCNYIDAALDKGAVAVVTEKSVNLPDHVTVIKVKDSRTALAKLSSNYYKNPSHDMHLIGITGTSGKTTTTYLIKSIMEESGLKCGIIGTMGNIINKEVVKTGNTTPESLIIQKYLYEMLKSGTEYCAMEVSSHSIFLKRIEYCEFEIGLFTNLSRDHLDFHKTMDDYFEVKSRLFYKTNKYNIVNLDDEYGRRLIEKIEDSKVPLLTYGFDAKGDIFATDVKYSLNGVNFLLNTPKGSIPINFNIPGKFSVYNSLAAASCAYAYNIDLDNIKKGLEKVQGVKGRFEIVPTKRDFSVIIDFAHTPNELENLLTLIDEFAQGRKVVVFGAGGNRDKTKRPIMGEVVANHCDLPIVTSDNPRDEDPEKIIDDVIVGVKKVTDNYIKIIDRREAIKYAVENAKPNDIIILAGKGHETYTIIKGKKLPFDERKIVEDTLKELNHER; translated from the coding sequence ATGAACTTAAGAGATTTAATTAAGGGACTAAGTTGTGAGACTATTACGGGAAGGAAAGATTTAGAAATTGAAGGAATAGATTCTGATTCCAGGAAGATTGGAAGGGGATATTTATTTGTAGCAATAAGTGGATATAGAGATGACGGATGTAATTACATAGATGCTGCATTAGACAAGGGTGCCGTAGCGGTAGTTACGGAAAAAAGCGTGAACTTACCGGATCATGTTACGGTAATAAAGGTAAAGGATAGCAGAACTGCCTTAGCCAAATTAAGCTCCAATTACTATAAAAATCCTTCTCATGATATGCATTTGATTGGGATAACCGGAACAAGCGGAAAAACCACTACTACTTATCTAATCAAAAGTATTATGGAAGAATCGGGTTTAAAGTGTGGAATTATTGGAACTATGGGTAATATTATAAATAAGGAAGTCGTAAAGACAGGCAATACTACTCCGGAATCTTTGATAATTCAAAAATATCTATATGAAATGTTAAAATCAGGGACTGAATACTGTGCCATGGAAGTATCATCTCACTCTATTTTTCTTAAAAGAATAGAATACTGTGAGTTTGAGATAGGATTATTTACTAATTTATCAAGGGACCATCTGGATTTTCACAAAACGATGGATGATTATTTTGAAGTTAAATCAAGACTTTTTTATAAAACAAACAAATACAATATTGTAAATTTAGATGACGAATATGGCAGGAGATTGATAGAAAAGATTGAAGATTCGAAAGTACCTTTATTGACTTATGGCTTTGACGCCAAGGGAGATATATTTGCCACAGATGTAAAATACAGCTTAAATGGAGTAAATTTTCTGTTAAATACTCCCAAAGGCTCAATCCCTATTAATTTTAATATTCCGGGGAAGTTTAGCGTATATAATTCTCTTGCTGCAGCAAGCTGCGCTTATGCTTATAACATAGATTTAGATAATATAAAAAAAGGACTGGAAAAAGTTCAAGGTGTAAAAGGAAGATTTGAAATAGTGCCTACTAAGAGGGATTTTTCCGTTATAATAGACTTTGCTCATACACCTAATGAATTAGAAAATTTACTTACTTTAATAGATGAATTTGCTCAGGGTAGAAAGGTAGTGGTCTTTGGAGCAGGAGGAAACCGAGATAAGACAAAAAGACCTATTATGGGAGAGGTAGTAGCAAATCATTGCGATCTGCCTATAGTCACATCGGATAACCCCCGAGATGAAGATCCCGAAAAAATAATAGATGATGTAATAGTCGGGGTTAAAAAAGTTACTGATAACTATATAAAGATTATCGATAGAAGAGAAGCTATAAAGTATGCGGTTGAAAATGCAAAACCTAATGATATAATAATACTTGCGGGAAAAGGGCATGAGACTTACACCATTATTAAAGGTAAGAAGCTGCCCTTTGACGAAAGGAAAATAGTAGAAGATACACTTAAAGAGCTTAATCACGAAAGATAA
- a CDS encoding stage V sporulation protein D has translation MTTPSYSTKKRLVVIFFSVTIIVFVLVIRLGFWQIVRGEDLKKEALEQWTKGIEIKAKRGVIYDKNGKKLAMSISAYTVWARPADIKEPEKTAKLVADILNLDEKTVYDKITKNQRTEKIKQWISNDEATKLRQSLVKDKITGIEIIDDNKRYYPYGNFASYILGFTNIDNDGLYGIEKTYDKFLKGTPGKWVKTTDVAGRQLPFGGEKIFDAKDGLSVVLTIDETIQHFAEKAATEALVQNKAKNVSVIIMEPKTGDILAMATKPDYDPNEPREPLNEEEKKEWDNLSQEELQKKWYDMWRNFSINDAYEPGSTFKIITSAIALEENVVTPDTPFYCNGFIRDIPGVVLKCSRWYNPHGAQTFAEGVRNSCNVVFVNVGRKIGKEKMLEYIKAFGFGENTGVDLTGEQAGIIPKSVSSIKEVNLATISYGQGIAVTPMQLITAISSVANGGNLMKPRIVKELVDEKGNVQQEIKPEVKRKVLSEETCKTLLGILESVVSEGTGKSAYIPGYRIGGKTGTAQKVIDGKYAPGKYIASFAAIAPTDDPKIAVLFIIDEPSNGAYYGGVVAAPIAGELVEETLKYLGVEPKYSEKEKEELSTKVVVPDVTNKTISEAGKILSNLGFKYNTEVAEVTENSVVIDQFPLPGTEVTKGSIIDIYLKEKRKDNEAMIMIDLKGKSRDEAVKELDELNLKYRFTGNGIVKDQKPKAGEEINSDTVVEVELSEIKE, from the coding sequence ATGACAACGCCTAGTTATTCTACTAAGAAAAGGTTAGTCGTAATATTTTTTTCGGTAACAATAATCGTATTTGTTCTTGTTATTAGATTGGGATTTTGGCAGATTGTAAGAGGAGAGGATTTAAAAAAGGAAGCTCTTGAACAATGGACTAAAGGCATTGAAATAAAAGCTAAAAGAGGAGTAATATACGACAAAAATGGTAAAAAATTAGCCATGAGCATTAGTGCTTATACTGTTTGGGCCAGGCCTGCCGATATAAAAGAACCGGAAAAAACGGCCAAATTAGTTGCGGATATATTGAATCTTGATGAAAAAACAGTATATGATAAGATTACCAAAAATCAGAGAACAGAAAAAATTAAACAGTGGATAAGCAATGACGAGGCAACAAAATTACGTCAGAGTTTAGTAAAGGATAAAATTACGGGAATTGAAATTATAGATGATAATAAAAGATATTATCCTTATGGAAATTTTGCAAGTTATATTTTGGGATTTACGAATATTGACAACGACGGACTATATGGAATAGAAAAGACCTATGATAAATTTTTAAAAGGTACTCCTGGTAAATGGGTAAAAACTACTGATGTTGCCGGAAGGCAATTACCCTTTGGAGGAGAAAAAATATTTGATGCTAAAGATGGTTTAAGTGTAGTCCTTACTATAGATGAAACAATACAGCATTTTGCTGAAAAAGCGGCTACGGAAGCTCTTGTGCAGAATAAAGCTAAAAATGTTTCCGTAATAATTATGGAACCTAAAACAGGGGATATATTGGCTATGGCAACAAAACCCGATTATGATCCCAATGAGCCCAGAGAGCCGTTAAATGAGGAAGAAAAAAAAGAATGGGATAATTTGTCACAAGAAGAACTTCAAAAAAAGTGGTATGATATGTGGAGAAACTTTTCTATAAATGATGCTTATGAACCGGGCTCTACCTTTAAGATAATCACATCTGCCATAGCTTTGGAAGAAAATGTGGTAACTCCTGACACTCCTTTTTATTGTAACGGTTTTATAAGAGATATTCCGGGAGTAGTTTTAAAGTGCAGCAGGTGGTATAATCCCCATGGAGCTCAAACATTTGCTGAAGGAGTTCGGAATTCATGCAATGTTGTCTTTGTAAATGTAGGAAGGAAAATTGGAAAAGAAAAGATGCTTGAATACATAAAAGCATTTGGTTTTGGTGAAAATACTGGTGTGGATTTAACAGGAGAACAAGCGGGAATCATACCTAAAAGTGTAAGCAGTATAAAGGAAGTAAATCTTGCCACCATTTCTTATGGGCAAGGAATTGCGGTAACCCCTATGCAACTTATTACTGCCATTTCTTCCGTAGCTAACGGGGGAAATTTAATGAAGCCCAGAATAGTAAAGGAGTTAGTAGATGAGAAGGGTAACGTCCAGCAGGAAATAAAGCCGGAAGTAAAAAGAAAAGTGTTGTCGGAGGAAACGTGTAAAACTTTATTGGGCATATTGGAGTCCGTAGTATCCGAAGGAACCGGGAAAAGTGCTTATATACCCGGATATAGAATCGGAGGCAAGACCGGTACGGCTCAAAAGGTAATTGATGGTAAATATGCTCCGGGGAAATATATTGCTTCTTTTGCGGCAATAGCTCCCACGGATGATCCGAAGATTGCAGTTCTTTTTATAATCGACGAACCGAGTAATGGGGCATATTATGGAGGCGTGGTTGCAGCACCTATTGCTGGTGAACTTGTAGAGGAAACATTAAAATATCTGGGAGTAGAACCTAAATATTCCGAGAAGGAAAAGGAAGAACTTTCTACAAAGGTAGTAGTTCCGGATGTAACGAATAAGACTATTTCGGAGGCAGGAAAGATTTTAAGTAATTTAGGATTTAAATATAATACGGAAGTTGCCGAAGTAACGGAAAATTCCGTTGTAATAGATCAGTTTCCCCTTCCCGGTACCGAAGTGACCAAAGGCTCTATAATTGATATATATTTAAAAGAAAAGAGAAAAGATAATGAAGCGATGATAATGATAGATTTAAAAGGTAAAAGCAGAGACGAAGCAGTCAAAGAGCTTGATGAATTGAATTTGAAATACAGGTTTACCGGTAATGGGATTGTAAAAGATCAAAAACCTAAGGCAGGAGAAGAAATTAATTCGGATACAGTTGTTGAAGTTGAACTTTCAGAAATTAAGGAATGA
- a CDS encoding cell division protein FtsL, which produces MNKLLVAKKEEKYYYGEDRVYENKVQREKRKAKRKAQTRNKLKLFLYAFIFLAACLSILFRYTQLTQMRVEISKLESEKNTLEKEKQEKLSELEEVKNSAKIEEDATAKLGMNYPTEAQIVYLDVNENKLKEEQKEDSNVAVKKYFKNILSAIINLF; this is translated from the coding sequence ATGAATAAATTGTTAGTAGCTAAAAAAGAAGAAAAGTATTATTATGGAGAAGATCGCGTTTATGAAAATAAAGTACAAAGAGAAAAGAGAAAAGCTAAAAGAAAAGCTCAGACCAGAAATAAATTGAAATTATTTTTATATGCATTTATTTTTCTTGCGGCCTGTTTGTCCATTTTATTCAGATATACTCAGCTAACTCAAATGAGAGTTGAAATATCTAAATTGGAAAGTGAAAAAAATACATTGGAGAAAGAAAAACAGGAAAAACTTTCTGAATTGGAGGAAGTGAAAAATTCCGCTAAAATAGAAGAAGATGCTACAGCTAAATTGGGGATGAATTATCCCACTGAAGCTCAAATAGTATATTTAGATGTCAATGAAAATAAGTTAAAGGAAGAACAAAAAGAAGATAGTAACGTTGCAGTAAAAAAATACTTTAAGAATATTCTGAGCGCAATAATAAATCTATTTTAA
- the rsmH gene encoding 16S rRNA (cytosine(1402)-N(4))-methyltransferase RsmH has protein sequence MDFEHTPVLLNEVIKGLNIKKDGIYVDGTLGGAGHSLKIIEGLDNGKLVGIDQDMDAINKAKDVLKDYLERAEIIHDNFKNIPQILSNLNIDKVDGIFLDLGVSSYQFDERERGFSYQKDAPLDMRMDRENNLRAWDVVNKYKEKELSDILWKYGDERWSKRIAKFIVEERRNSPIDTTFQLVSIIKKAIPKGARASGHHPAKKTFQAIRIEVNKELEILKKSIPALCNLLKPKGRICIITFHSLEDRIVKENFKELNTGCICPKDFPICVCNRKKEIEIITKKPIVPTEDELSKNPRARSAKLRIGEKV, from the coding sequence TTGGATTTCGAACATACCCCTGTATTGTTAAATGAAGTAATAAAAGGATTAAACATAAAAAAAGACGGAATTTATGTTGATGGGACTTTGGGTGGCGCAGGTCATTCTTTGAAAATAATTGAAGGACTTGATAATGGAAAGTTAGTGGGGATAGATCAGGATATGGATGCTATAAATAAAGCAAAAGATGTCCTAAAAGATTATTTAGAAAGAGCAGAAATAATTCATGATAATTTTAAAAATATTCCTCAGATATTATCGAATCTGAATATTGACAAGGTAGATGGAATCTTCCTGGATTTAGGAGTATCTTCCTATCAGTTCGATGAAAGAGAAAGAGGATTTTCCTATCAAAAAGATGCGCCTTTGGATATGAGAATGGATAGAGAAAATAATTTAAGAGCCTGGGATGTAGTCAACAAATACAAGGAAAAAGAGCTTTCCGATATTTTATGGAAATACGGAGATGAAAGGTGGTCAAAGAGAATAGCAAAATTTATAGTTGAGGAAAGAAGAAATAGCCCAATTGATACCACTTTTCAGCTTGTATCAATAATCAAAAAGGCAATTCCAAAAGGGGCCAGAGCGTCAGGACACCACCCTGCAAAAAAGACCTTTCAGGCTATACGAATTGAAGTTAATAAAGAACTGGAAATTTTAAAAAAATCGATTCCTGCATTATGTAATCTTTTAAAACCTAAAGGAAGGATATGCATAATAACATTTCATTCCTTAGAGGACAGAATTGTCAAAGAGAATTTTAAAGAACTCAATACAGGATGCATTTGCCCTAAAGATTTTCCTATATGTGTATGTAATAGGAAAAAGGAAATAGAAATTATCACCAAGAAACCTATTGTTCCAACGGAAGATGAACTGAGTAAAAATCCAAGAGCAAGAAGTGCTAAACTGAGAATCGGCGAGAAAGTTTGA
- the mraZ gene encoding division/cell wall cluster transcriptional repressor MraZ: MFIGEYKHSLDSKGRLIVPSKFRDSLGENFIMTKGLDSCLFVYPQEGWVQLENKLKSLPLTNKDARAFVRFFFAGANECTIDKQGRILIPLSLREHAKLNKDAVIIGVSTRVEIWSKEEWNKYNEDDSLSYERIAEKMAELGI, encoded by the coding sequence ATGTTTATCGGAGAATATAAGCATTCCCTGGATAGTAAGGGAAGATTGATAGTTCCTTCTAAGTTTCGCGATTCTTTGGGAGAAAATTTTATTATGACCAAAGGGCTTGATAGTTGTCTTTTTGTTTATCCTCAGGAGGGCTGGGTTCAATTAGAAAACAAACTTAAATCCCTACCGTTGACAAATAAAGATGCAAGGGCCTTTGTAAGATTTTTCTTTGCCGGGGCCAATGAGTGTACAATCGATAAACAGGGAAGAATACTTATTCCGTTAAGTTTAAGGGAACATGCCAAATTAAATAAGGATGCGGTAATAATAGGAGTATCAACCAGGGTAGAAATATGGAGCAAAGAAGAATGGAATAAATATAATGAAGATGACAGTTTAAGTTATGAAAGAATTGCAGAAAAGATGGCTGAACTGGGAATATAA
- the lgt gene encoding prolipoprotein diacylglyceryl transferase, producing MNLVAFEIFGFPIRWYGIFISCAVIIGAYLALKEGKRVGIDEDTLIDLFIFAVPISAIGARIYYVIFSWYYYKDHLREIFNFRGGGLAIHGTIIAAVLVAIIFCRKRKLSFWKITDICAPSIILGQSIGRWGNFANQEAHGGPTNLPWGIIINGQKVHPTFLYESIWDLAVFFFLLWYRRNKEETVGETFLLYLALYSVGRFWIEGLRTDSLMLGNIRVAQLVSVITVIGVAIIFRYRRKNVDMKYM from the coding sequence TTGAATCTTGTTGCTTTCGAAATATTTGGATTTCCTATAAGATGGTATGGAATATTTATATCCTGTGCGGTAATAATCGGAGCGTATTTAGCTTTAAAGGAAGGAAAAAGAGTAGGGATTGACGAGGACACCTTGATAGATTTATTTATATTTGCTGTTCCTATTTCTGCAATAGGAGCCAGAATATACTATGTCATTTTTAGCTGGTACTATTATAAGGACCATTTAAGAGAAATATTTAATTTCAGAGGAGGCGGGCTTGCAATACATGGTACAATAATTGCGGCCGTATTGGTTGCAATTATATTTTGCAGAAAAAGAAAATTAAGTTTTTGGAAAATTACAGATATCTGTGCTCCAAGCATCATATTGGGACAATCAATTGGAAGATGGGGAAACTTTGCTAACCAGGAGGCTCACGGAGGGCCTACGAATTTACCATGGGGAATAATAATTAACGGACAAAAGGTACATCCTACATTTTTGTATGAGTCCATATGGGATTTGGCGGTTTTTTTCTTTTTACTTTGGTATAGAAGAAATAAGGAAGAAACGGTAGGAGAAACTTTTCTTTTGTATCTGGCGTTGTATTCGGTAGGCAGGTTCTGGATAGAAGGTTTAAGAACAGACAGTTTAATGTTGGGAAATATAAGAGTTGCCCAGTTGGTAAGTGTGATCACCGTAATCGGAGTGGCTATCATTTTTAGATATAGAAGGAAAAATGTTGATATGAAGTACATGTAA